One Papaver somniferum cultivar HN1 chromosome 10, ASM357369v1, whole genome shotgun sequence genomic window carries:
- the LOC113316638 gene encoding hexokinase-2-like: MLLFSSTLSIFSVEAEEDLVDGAGKKQREDAKNEIVTNLQVKEEEMETTEFQLPTKEVDKHVVVELTKALVAALVNDTIGTLAGGKYFNHDAAVAVILGTGTNAAYVEGAQDIPMWHGLLPKPRDVLCTLHCYHSLENLSYFGYAK, encoded by the exons ATGCTTCTATTTTCTTCTACTCTCTCAATCTTTTCCGTTGAAGCAGAAGAAGATCTGGTTGATGGAGCTGGAAAG AAACAGCGAGAAGATGCTAAGAACGAAATTGTAACCAATCTTCAAGTGAAAGAGGAGGAGATGGAGACCACGGAATTTCAATTGCCAACTAAAGAG GTTGATAAACATGTGGTGGTGGAACTAACTAAAGCCCTTGTTGCAGCTTTG GTGAATGATACAATTGGTACATTAGCTGGAGGCAAATACTTCAACCATGATGCTGCAGTTGCAGTTATTTTGGGAACTGGAACAAATGCAGCATATGTAGAGGGCGCACAAGACATTCCTATGTGGCATGGTCTCCTACCTAAACCAAGAGATGTATTATGTACCCTTCACTGTTATCACTCCTTAGAAAATTTATCCTACTTCGGATATGctaagtga
- the LOC113316639 gene encoding probable LRR receptor-like serine/threonine-protein kinase At3g47570 produces the protein MGKWFKGVSYNELLTATNRFNSSTNFLGVGNFGSVYKGILPEDGSKSIAVKVLYLQKKGAINSFVAECNALWKVRHKNLLKIVTCCSSVDFHGTEFKALDFEYMSNGSLEKWLHPSEDDTRDDDQLHVKNMNLERRLNVAIDVVSALNYLHHDCESPIVHCDLKLSNVLLDDDLIAHLGNFGLAKFLNHDRSISRQLNEHDGSSTAINGSIGYVSPEYRLGGEVSTQGDVYSYGILLLEMFTGNRPTNDMFKDGVYIHNFSKMHAMPERVLNIVDLRMLDGENHDDNETKNYHTPRGERRNRARHTTREILASIIQIGVIYSSELPSDRINMNEVIVDVQAVKNRFLGIGM, from the exons ATGGGTAAGTGGTTCAAAGGTGTTTCTTACAATGAACTTCTCACAGCTACTAATAGATTTAATAGTTCTACCAATTTTCTTGGTGTGGGAAATTTTGGTTCTGTGTATAAGGGAATCCTtccagaagatggttcaaaatcTATTGCAGTAAAGGTTCTATATCTTCAGAAAAAAGGTGCAATCAACAGTTTTGTAGCTGAATGTAATGCTCTCTGGAAAGTTAGACATAAAAATTTACTCAAGATCGTTACTTGTTGCTCGAGTGTTGATTTTCATGGTACTGAATTCAAAGCTCTCGATTTTGAATACATGTCTAATGGGAGTCTAGAAAAATGGTTGCACCCATCTGAAGATGACACACGTGATGATGATCAGTTGCATGTGAAAAATATGAACCTGGAAAGACGATTGAACGTTGCAATTGATGTTGTTTCTGCATTAAATTATCTACACCATGATTGTGAATCACCTATTGTTCATTGTGATTTAAAGCTTAGCAATGTCCTTCTTGATGATGATTTGATTGCCCATTTGGGTAATTTTGGCTTGGCTAAGTTCCTTAATCATGACCGCAGTATTTCTCGACAGCTTAATGAACATGATGGAAGTTCAACTGCAATTAACGGGTCCATAGGTTATGTTTCTCCCG AATACAGATTAGGTGGGGAAGTTTCGACACAAGGTGATGTATATAGTTACGGAATCCTATTGTTAGAAATGTTTACAGGAAACAGACCAACTAATGACATGTTTAAAGATGGTGTATATATTCATAACTTCTCTAAGATGCATGCAATGCCAGAGCGAGTACTCAATATTGTTGATTTACGAATGCTAGATGGTGAAAATCATGATGATAATGAAACAAAAAATTATCATACACCACGAGGCGAAAGAAGAAATAGAGCAAGACATACTACGAGAGAAATTTTAGCTTCTATTATTCAGATTGGAGTTATATATTCCTCAGAGTTACCTTCAGATCGAATCAACATGAATGAGGTCATTGTGGATGTGCAGGCGGTAAAGAATCGATTTCTTGGGATCGGAATGTAA